A window of Spirochaetaceae bacterium contains these coding sequences:
- a CDS encoding type II toxin-antitoxin system RelE/ParE family toxin, protein MKRIKRTSNFVMWLKKLKDLNGQAIIEKRIKRLELGDFGDSKAITNGNGIQELRIHYGGYRVYYIEREEEIIILLVGGDKDSQTRDIEQAKRLAKNY, encoded by the coding sequence ATGAAAAGGATAAAACGTACTAGTAATTTTGTAATGTGGCTTAAAAAGTTAAAAGACTTAAACGGGCAAGCTATTATTGAAAAACGCATAAAACGTTTAGAATTAGGCGATTTTGGCGATAGTAAAGCTATAACTAATGGTAACGGCATACAAGAATTGCGTATACATTATGGTGGTTATAGAGTATACTATATAGAAAGAGAAGAAGAGATTATTATTCTCTTAGTGGGTGGTGATAAAGATAGCCAAACAAGAGATATAGAGCAAGCTAAAAGGTTAGCTAAAAACTATTAA